The genomic region ACCTCAGACCTGTTGGAGTTATGCAGCATGTTGTACAACGTCATTTAAACAACATTTGTGATGTTTGAGTATGGATTGGTGCCCGCGATAAAGAGTTCAGTGTTGGAGCAGTTAAACGTTTGTTAAATAAAGATAGGGCCCAAAATAACCACTGCGTCCCGGAGACTTGTAAATGGTTGCCCGCAAAATGTAATATTTTCATTAGGAGGACAACCATGAAAAAAATCGCTACGGTGGATGAGATGAGTTGAGGAAAATAAACATCGATATTCCGGATTCCAGCTGCATCTTGTGTAGAGTTGGAGAAGACTCGGTTGAGCACATTTTCTCCTCCTGTTACGTGGCATCGGTGGTTTGGCTTCAAATCAGTAAGTGGTGTAATATCCAGAATTTGTTTTTCTTTGATTTCAAAGATATTACCGAGGTTCATGATCACGTGGGGCTAAAAGGTGTTAAGAAAGAGGTGCTCAAAGGGATCATTAGGAGTGGGTGTTAGTGTATTTGGAAGGCCAGAAATAGAGCCAGATTCGACAACAAAGAAGTTAAGATCTGCGACATTACGAGTGATATAAAGGTAACGGGTTTTTTATGGTTCAAAAATAGGTCGAAGTTTAAAGATATTTCTTGGCACGAcgggtgtaaatttgtaattatgtaatgTCGTTTTGTTGTTTGGGCCCCTCGGTTTGAGGTTGGTcgttttttaatgaagtttaccttTTAAAAAAAGAATGTGGAAATTATATTTACAACTCAAATAAGGCCTTACGGAGTGGAGATCGGCAAAGTTCGGTAAACCACTTTACCGATGCGATAAACCACCGCCGTGACCAAGTTTACCGATTTTGCGATGTTTGTTCGGTGAACCTTCACCGATTCGGTGAAGGTGAAGGAAAGGGGGAGAGAGAGGGTGTGTGGTGGGGTCTCAttcttctcaaccaatcacacattttttctttttttaaatagtttacctatTCCAAAGTGTCTAACTACCGTCAACGTTTTTTAGCAATAGGTAAAATGACGTGGCACTGTTTGATTGGGTGATTTGGGAGTTTACCTATTCAAAGTGTCTACCCACTCCCTACACCCTAATAAAATACATgtgtgtagagagagagagagagatgctTGGAAACTACTAGTGTTAAAAGTATGGGGACAAGTGTCAGGTCCATTCTCATCTTTTAACATTGGGGGTTAGCAATTGTCTTGTGTACGTAGGTCCTCGCATCCTTGTCTTATAGTTTGTATCCTAATTTCTAACTAAATTAATATTTGAATGCATAAAAAACAGATATATAAAATAAACCATAAGTGACTAAAATAAAGTAAAAGGAAGATGCTATGTGATTATACATTAATGTTTAACGAGTTGTGGAGGCTTTGTATAAACAGTTAAGATATCTGAGATGCTTTTACATGACTAGGTTCAATCATCGgctaaaaactaaaccaaacCAAACCCGTTTTTTGAAATATATCGAGGCCGAATACTAGACAGGTTTagaggctgtttggcaacttctgaatagATAAGTGTTGAACTAgcaaaaggtctgaaccattaaggaCTGAATCTAAATCATTAGAAGCCAGTATAATGTTTTACTATTCATAGACAAATGTCTGGCCAATTCAGATacgaggtcttaaccattcaaactcagtataatgcttaaccattcagaagcaaATGTTTGAATCATTCAGACATCtactcgcgaaacaaacagtctgaaccattaagcaTCGAACCAGTAAGAgatttgaaccattaagagctaaacaaacagccccttagtctcAAATCAGCCAGTTTAATCCAGTtacaacttttaaaatataagaaCTTACTGCATTATTAGACCTAAAAATTAGAAAACCAAAGTCCAATATTATACGAAAAAAAAACATCCAAATCGTAACACTCTTGATTAGCTTCTTCATCTTAAACTAACAATGTTGCAAAACTAAAATTACAGAAATAGAGACATCTCAGGAGCAGGAATGAAGGACATAATGCCTTCACCGAACACTTCAAATAGTGACATAACAACTTGTCCCGAATTCAGATCGTCTTTCCAAACCTGCTTAAGATATGCAGACGTCCTCAATCCATAGCTGCTATCTTTCCGTCCTTgtgtgttattattattattgtctttaacatcatcatcatcatcacccgTTTGCATTTGAGCCGATGAAGTTTCAGGCTCGGGTTCACCAACATTCGCACCAGTTTCAGTTTCACCTGGTGCTATGCTGACATCGTTAGATGGTGAAACCACGGGTCCGTCAGTAATCGTTTTCTTTGGGGACGGCTGTTGTTCCAACTCTTCTGTATCTGCCTTGCGTTTATCTTTATTCAAAAATGGAATATAAATGTTTGTAAGAATTAATGACTTTTGTTGATCAATGTCCATGAAAACAGAAAACTCATTGGAAGCTTACGTGTTTCACTTGTACCGATGACCTTCGTATTGATCCTCCAGTAAGTATTTGGGGGCGGTGATGGGAATATTGGGAAATCCTTTAGCAGATCATACACCGATCTACCTGCAGCACGCtgcaaaaaatatatatatataaatggtCAAAGGGTTCACGTCAAAAATGGGTAAAAtattttttagagttaaatgccattttagtccttgtggtttgggtcattttgccagtttagtccaaaggctccatttttcgcctgtgggtccaaaaaggtttcaccgttgccattttagtccactgggttaacttcatctattttttctggTAACGAGAaagacaattcggtcattttatatgtaattctgttaactagaagggcaattcggccatatacaatgaccgaattgcccttctcgttaacagaaaaaatggatgaagttaactcagtggactaaaatggcaatggtgaaacctttttggacccacaggcgaaaaatgaaacctttggactaaactggcaaaatggcccaaacaacAGGGctaaaataacatttaactctACTTTTTATATGTATCAACCCGAAACACTTTATTTTGTCCAATCAAGCTTGCATCATCTATAACTAAATAGTTTCAATAATATTCTACTTTTTTAATATAATATTGTACCAAAGAAACAAGATTGTTTTGTAAAAAAACTGACCAGCAATGCACCATATACACGCCAAGCTTCATGTCTTGTGATTTCCTTTTTTTGATTCtgaagtatttcttcaagaaACCCTAAATAACTCTCGAGATTTGGCAAAAGAAGAAGGCAAACCTGCATAAAAAGAGTTGAAAATATATCAATCACTAACATCAGTGTTTTTTATATGCAGAAAACACTAAAACTTTTGTTATTTTACCACATGAGGTCCAAGAGCTGCTAGTCCTTGAACCGCACCATAATGTTGAGTCAATGTCCGTTTTCGATCCAAAAACGATTTAAGCAACGTTTTAGTCAGACGTGACTGGAGACTACTATAATTACGCCCAAACCTGAAAAAATATATCGCAATCAGCTATGTAAACTTTTAAAGCATGTCATCGACATCTTCATCAGCTTAACAACATAAGCAGATAACAAAATAAATCTAAAAAGTTTGACCTTTTACATATAGTGGCAGCAAGCTTGGCAGTGAAGTCTCTAAGCTCCCAGTGATTGTCGGCAATTCGATTTCCTAACTTTTTTGTAACAATGCATGTTACGATAGGTGGCATCAGTTGGTGCAACTGCATTGAATATGCAACATATTAGCTAAAATTAACAGCATAatcatctatactatattataatgcatgagggaggggtattttaagatacccaaaaaataagaacctttcccccctttatttatagaaagacccctaaaatgagggtagtttggccttttaaacactatttattttttagcccctaaacttattacacttaaatcctcatgttttaacaaaattatagataattagttacaattcacccctccacaacaaacttataatgtttttacgtattcttgacatatcttataaactatattgtttaaaaaaaatccaaagatagcatgacgacctacacatttttgtcgacgtttcggtagttgtcttgttcaatatcgacgcacggattaaaaggtacaagtcgataatgctttaatgtacaagcgattaaagaagaaAATAACAACTAATATTTTCAAAATAAATAAAGTTAAAATCTTTTTCGTACAAAATAAAGATAATATTACTACCCTAAAATTATTTTTCTATTTAAGTTTTTTCTACCTGTCCATTGTTTCTTTGCATAGCTAATTATTTTTGCCTAATTAAGAATTGATTAtgtgtcacattttattttattagaactgcctaatatctatacttagatatatcttagaaaaacttaaaactaaccacaacaaacttcctaaataaaggggtggcaaatctaaaattaaaccctaaagCACTTCGatagttactactataaatacatagcaggacacccctatatctattgctaaacaaagttaaaaaatggATCCAGTTATGAATTCAGTTGTTGCAAAAAACCAAGCATGTGAGATTGAAAATTCTAAGGTCAGTTCTGTTATATTGCAGTagtgaataattgttttcttttatttacttttatgtgaatgttaacttatttgatttttcagattcagttgcatgaacatgccaatttaaacaacccagttgtcgaacaagcttctaaggtattgattttgctggtttttaagtattatttttgcgtatatctttcatattaacatgttcgttatgttattaGATGTATGTTTTATTGCAGGATAAGTGTtgatattatttcttatggtACAATGTTTAGTCCATACAAGTTTAATCTTCAACGTGATTTTAGTGAagaggtaattttaaggtttacttaatctttttttaacttttgtattcaaTTTTTGTCCTTTTAAGGATCGAAAGTTTGAGACTCAAAGGAAGAGATCCAAGAGACTATCTGAATGGAAATGGAGTGAGATTATTAATTTAGACGATTCTGAGGACAATGACAAAGAAGAGGAACTAGAAGATACTGTCGATTCAAGCACAAACCAGAAAACCCGATTAAAATTACCTCGAGTATCAATTCAGAAGCGAAACAGATTTCATGCAGTCTAATATGAAATCTATCtaagtgtttttatgttttttttcatttttagttgttatgtttgatcttgacgtatgaataaagtttattttatatttgaactttatttttggtgttaatataatgcagttATTAACCATataaataaagttcaaaataaagttagtatcCTAAATTTACAAGTCAATTGAACTTATATAACTTAATATCCTAAAGTTGCAATAAATAGATATTGCAGTTAGATATAGTCAAGatgaaattataaaatattgcagTTGTTCgtggatattaatctaataatttgtatttcttaattaaaaaataataaagtaataaactttaaagctaaactaaaaaaaactgaacttactatgatataaagttaataaagatataaactcttaacatcctatttttttataaaaacgtttttaaattttataaaaatataattttttacatatataaaaaCGAAATCTAACAATTAAAGTTAAAGgtgtaaaacgtacttacgagtcaattactattttttatcttttatttctataagattagttaggaacaaaaaatctgaacttagtatgatataaagttaataaagatataaactattaacatcctattttttttataaaaacaattcttgaaattttataaaaatataaatttttatatctgtaaaaaacgaaatttaacaatttaaggtaaaggtctaaaacgtacttacgagtcaaatactattttttatttttataaaaacggaaattttaaacttaaagtttatagGATTtgtactatgtggatatttaaaaaaagttatgagctTTAAAgaatataattatattttataacttaaccaataaaataaagtACAATtgtaacaacttatcttttattttttgtcttttgattattaatttttataaaaaagcaaatattttttgtcttttcattattaatttttataaaagaacaaaacTTTACATATGTAAAACAATTAtttactttatttataaacaaaacattttatttttgaagagaagatttttttttttaagtttgcaACAAGTAATGTTATATATACCTATCTATCATATCTTATATCTAACAattacatgataaaacatatGTAACTAAAATACTTAACATTTCTCTCAGTTCCCCAAACTGCTCCAGCAGCTACAGctactactgatgtatcagttaAAGAGGAGATCAAAGAAGAAACTCATCCTCCAAAAGATGTAACAATTaaacaggaagagatacaagaAATTCTAGAGGAAGTTGATCTCGATGATGAGAAATGATGGTGTGACAATATGGATGAGATCTTTGAGATGTTTAAGCCGTATGATTACTAAATTTTTAACCTCATGATGCAACGTACATGACTCTTGATCTTTTAGTTTTCAACATTTATGTTTAAGACTTATCTTTCCTTATTTGTGTGCTactttatataacttttaattatGTTTAAGACTTATTTTTTCTTATTCGTGTGTTACGTTATTACACCAATGGTTTCTTGAAGTACTTGATAATTTAAATTCTAAATTTAACAATTACTAGACATGTGTAacacttatgacatatatccaccacaataatgttatcataaatattatacgaataagaaaactaccagtGCCGCAATGCAAAGTttcgcccccgccgcatcgcgcgggcaccctactagtgTTTTGTAATGCTAGAAACTAGGAGTGCAAATGAGCCGAGCTACttgcgagctactcgagatcggctcaaGAAAAAAGCTTGAaacgaaccgagcttaaactagcccgagcctaaaaacaagctcgtttagtgcACGAGCCCGAGCTTATCGAACTCTAGCCGGCTCACGAGCCTAAACGAGCACactgtttatataatttttaaccAATACATTAAATATATATTCAAATAATAATACTTACTATTTATAAAGTTATGAAAAAATAACTaaactatatataaaataatacttgtgattaatataaattaattaaaaataataaacgaGCAGAGCTAGAGCTTGAAAAACTACCGACgaatcgagctcgagctttaaaaACAAAGCTCAAGCTTTCA from Helianthus annuus cultivar XRQ/B chromosome 10, HanXRQr2.0-SUNRISE, whole genome shotgun sequence harbors:
- the LOC110885995 gene encoding transcription initiation factor TFIID subunit 6, coding for MSIVPKETVEVIAQSIGINNLSPDAALALAPDVEYRIREIIQEGIKCMHHSKRTTLTTDDVDSALSMRNVEPIYGFASGDPLKFKRALGHNDLFYIDDKDVDFKDVIEAPLPKAPLDTALFCHWLAIEGVQPAIPENAPVEVIAALPETKKTEQTSDELPVDIRLPVKHVLSRELQLYFNKITELAVSMPDSVLFKEALVSLATDSGLHPLVPYFTCFIEDEVSRGLNDFQLLFALMRLVWSLLQNPHINVESYLHQLMPPIVTCIVTKKLGNRIADNHWELRDFTAKLAATICKRFGRNYSSLQSRLTKTLLKSFLDRKRTLTQHYGAVQGLAALGPHVVCLLLLPNLESYLGFLEEILQNQKKEITRHEAWRVYGALLRAAGRSVYDLLKDFPIFPSPPPNTYWRINTKVIGTSETHKRKADTEELEQQPSPKKTITDGPVVSPSNDVSIAPGETETGANVGEPEPETSSAQMQTGDDDDDVKDNNNNNTQGRKDSSYGLRTSAYLKQVWKDDLNSGQVVMSLFEVFGEGIMSFIPAPEMSLFL